A single Candidatus Poribacteria bacterium DNA region contains:
- a CDS encoding IS200/IS605 family element transposase accessory protein TnpB produces the protein MRTYKLKIPYSEHLDVLNSASASVWGECLALQEVWCYMHGSWGYFPCAKACELWMDKQLSKSQPLHSQSIQEVRSRYFKNWYGFRVLRRNGDKTARPPHKEKRFQTTTWKKSAIRFKEGLFGKQVVLSNGRRGKSLVVNLPEKFDTKNAPALINLVYNRGQYELHFVYKIDESVESEAEGIVGVDIGEVHPMVSHDGVITEIFNGRYIRSLYRLRNKVIASMNKKIDRCERHSHRWWHLVRRKWKRIKKIDNQIRDGLHKHTTKFVKLCEERGVGTIVLGDLTHIRDDIDYGKKSNQKLHQWAFGKITQLITYKAKALGIKVEVINEAYTSQTCLNCGKRNKPQKRNYKCKCGFEWHRDGVGAINIRQKYLGCLGTPVAATMASPVGIRLEGRCCSA, from the coding sequence CTGCCTCAGCGTCTGTATGGGGTGAGTGTTTGGCGTTGCAGGAGGTCTGGTGCTATATGCATGGTTCGTGGGGTTACTTTCCTTGTGCCAAGGCGTGTGAATTGTGGATGGATAAGCAGTTGAGTAAGTCTCAACCACTACATTCACAAAGTATTCAAGAGGTGCGTTCGCGATATTTCAAGAATTGGTATGGTTTTCGGGTGTTGCGTCGCAATGGCGATAAAACCGCCAGGCCGCCGCATAAAGAGAAACGCTTTCAAACAACCACTTGGAAGAAGTCGGCGATTCGTTTCAAAGAGGGTTTGTTTGGTAAGCAGGTTGTCTTGTCTAATGGCAGGCGTGGTAAGTCTTTGGTAGTGAATTTGCCGGAAAAGTTTGATACAAAGAATGCTCCTGCTCTCATCAATCTTGTGTATAACAGGGGTCAGTATGAGTTACATTTTGTCTACAAGATTGATGAGAGTGTGGAGTCGGAAGCGGAGGGTATTGTTGGCGTTGACATTGGCGAGGTGCATCCTATGGTGTCTCATGATGGTGTGATTACTGAGATTTTCAATGGGCGGTATATTAGAAGTTTATACCGGTTGAGGAACAAAGTTATCGCGTCTATGAACAAGAAAATTGATAGGTGTGAGCGTCATTCTCATCGATGGTGGCATTTGGTGCGACGTAAATGGAAACGTATCAAGAAAATAGATAATCAGATACGCGATGGACTCCACAAACATACTACAAAGTTTGTGAAGCTTTGCGAAGAGCGAGGCGTTGGCACTATTGTTTTGGGTGATTTAACGCATATACGCGATGATATTGATTACGGTAAGAAATCAAATCAAAAGCTGCATCAGTGGGCGTTTGGTAAAATCACGCAACTGATAACCTATAAAGCTAAGGCTTTAGGTATCAAAGTGGAAGTGATTAATGAGGCGTATACTTCACAGACTTGTTTGAATTGTGGTAAGAGGAATAAGCCTCAAAAGCGTAACTACAAATGCAAGTGTGGGTTTGAATGGCACCGCGATGGCGTTGGTGCGATTAATATAAGACAAAAGTATCTTGGGTGTTTAGGCACCCCAGTAGCGGCGACTATGGCATCGCCCGTCGGAATTCGCTTAGAAGGCCGATGTTGCTCCGCCTGA